A single region of the Aptenodytes patagonicus chromosome 7, bAptPat1.pri.cur, whole genome shotgun sequence genome encodes:
- the LOC143162992 gene encoding inner centromere protein-like — protein MAEAGGPTRLLEVCGQRLSRFLHDAEHKRLAWLREVEEQGMRMLDSNFGAEPQLMPKTPSQRRRPKKRQSSCLKDENKEPNRRRLSRRRSSTKPVYSKSSSQRRHSKEQPQNPGRHGEEVSVPDCAVRSQASVKTELPALTGKWPAEARGPAVKAECQDCPQDADSSDAACKAVTGEQLPKGDAATELHNVSSVAAIPAGQTAREGEEAPKRRASTPTPKAARNGDPAMLQGDRSPRGLEKVLFQDSDSKISTVRTKTRRCSGRRSFVGGPHKSHRASLAEKYSLASKRESMIRRSISRAISKKAAARESSSASSRVSCQSSLEVFVEEDVTSSMRPGLELNPPGEKASEDVLISSKSIQAASLPAQHLPSPEQQAGNNEGSCVNPDSKRQNENQEQPHCAKSQENPSRIWTRSYKQAMGVTWNEQQPGGRTLSPLDDKHKDSANQSPSSSSPASKVVRPLKNFLQAVQRNQLLVSPGPTGRGGVIKNFIKRNTPTRPDLKERERQRLESLRKKQEAEEQRKKKVEEEKRRRQAEMKQKREERLRKALQARERVEQMEEEKRKRMEQKTLQNDEKVRLSQVREEKVAEERSKKKLSKKHGEADARKQKALRVRYLWGQKGETTQLVGRLWKEEDEFEQQEPLQKRREDEVKEKGKKVLELKNLVEQQQVEQVKERNHKQRGKEKGPQPQLESAVFAEKNIKEEESPKMLHQQPGQETRAKQPESIAMASNTWLQAVKEEDGLQEPRQQLGEEKKIKQPEALSAASGTQLNKTVEKSISTSYLGPPKGTKESRSPKVNENNYGMDLNSDDSTDDENEPRKPVPAWADGSQLNQAILHQYYHPVNVDQLFGLIPSPKLEDIFGKSKPRYFKRTSSAVWHSPPGTKSTCGPSCNFKN, from the exons ATGGCGGAGGCTGGCGGTCCCACgcggctgctggaggtgtgcggGCAGAGGCTCTCCCGGTTCCTCCATGATGCCGAGCACAAGCGCTTGGCCTGGCTGCGGGAGGTGGAGGAGCAGGGCATGAGGATGCTGGATAG CAACTTTGGGGCTGAACCTCAGTTAATGCCCAAAACACCGTCACAGAGGAGGCGTCCCAAGAAAAGGCAGTCCTCCTGcctgaaagatgaaaataaggaGCCAAACAGGAGGAG gttgtccagaaggagaagcagcaccAAGCCAGTGTATTCCAAGTCGAGTTCCCAAAGGCGCCACAGCAAAGAGCAACCCCAGAACCCTGGCCGTCACGGGGAAGAGGTGTCCGTGCCCGACTGTGCGGTGAGGTCTCAGGCCAGTGTGAAAACCGAGCTCCCAGCACTGACTGGGAAATGGCCGGCAGAAGCGCGCGGTCCCGCGGTGAAGGCGGAGTGTCAGGACTGCCCTCAGGATGCCGATAGCAGTGATGCAGCCTGTAAGGCTGTTACGGGGGAGCAGTTGCCCAAGGGGGACGCAGCCACTGAGCTGCACAATGTGTCTTCCGTCGCTGCGATCCCTGCTGGCCAGACAgcaagggagggggaggaggccccCAAAAGAAGAGCAAGTACCCCCACTCCCAAGGCTGCTAGAAATGGAGATCCTGCCATGCTCCAAGGAGATCGATCTCCTCGAGGCCTCGAAAAGGTGCTTTTCCAGGACTCTGACAGCAAAATAAGTACAGTGAGAACCAAAACGCGCCGTTGCTCTGGACGCCGAAGCTTTGTGGGTGGCCCCCACAAGAGCCATAGGGCCTCCTTGGCAGAGAAATATTCACTGGCCAGCAAAAGAGAGAGCATGATCCGGAGGTCTATCAGCAGGGCCATTTCAAAGAAGGCAGCGGCGCGAGAATCATCCTCTGCCTCCAGCAGAGTGAGCT GTCAAAGCTCCTTGGAGGTTTTTGTGGAAGAAGATGTGACCAGCAGCATGAG ACCTGGACTGGAACTGAATCCCCCAGGTGAAAAG gCTTCTGAAGATGTCCTCATTTCAAGCAAAAGTATACAAGCTGCCAGCCTTCCTGCACAGCACTTACCCTCTcctgagcagcaggcagggaacaaTGAAG GAAGCTGTGTAAATCCAGACAGCAAACGCCAGAACGAGAACCAGGAACAACCCCACTGTGCCAAGTCCCAGGAGAATCCCTCACGCATCTG GACGAGAAGCTATAAACAAGCAATGGGTGTTACATGGAAtgagcagcagccagggggtcgtACCCTTTCCCCTTTGGATGACAAGCACAAGGATTCAGCAAACcagtctccatcttcttcctctccagCTAGCAAG GTTGTTAGACCGTTGAAAAACTTCCTGCAGGCTGTGCAGCGAAACCAGCTGCTCGTGAGCCCGGGGCCCACAGGACGTGGGGGTGTCATAAAGAACTTCATCAAACGCAATACTCCCACCCGGCCTGATCTTAAG GAGAGGGAGCGGCAGAGACTGGAGAGCCTCAGGAAGAAgcaggaagctgaggaacagaggaaaaagaaagtggaggaggaaaagagacGGCGGCAGGCAGAAATGAAGCA GAAGAGGGAAGAGCGTCTGAGGAAGGCACTGCAGGCTCGGGAGCGGGTGGAAcaaatggaagaagagaagagaaagcgGATGGAGCAGAAGACTTTACAAAATGATGAGAAG GTGCGCCTCTCACAAGTGCGGGAAGAGAAAGTGGCAGAGGAGCGGAGCAAGAAAAAACTGTCGAAGAAGCATGGGGAAGCTGATGCGCGGAAGCAGAAAGCGCTGAGGGTG CGGTACCTGTGGGGACAGAAGGGAGAGACCACCCAATTGGTAGGCAGGCTGTGGAAG gagGAAGATGAATTTGAGCAGCAAGAACCactgcagaaaaggagagaggatgaagtgaaagaaaaaggaaagaaagtcttGGAACTGAAAAATCTTGTAGAGCAGCAACAGGTGGAACAAGTGAAGGAGAG gaatcACAAACAGCGAGGGAAAGAGAAGGGTCCCCAACCACAGCTGGAGTCAGCGGTGTTTGCTGAAAAAAACATAAAG gAGGAAGAGAGCCCAAAAATGCTGCACCAGCAGCCTGGGCAGGAGACGAGAGCCAAGCAACCAGAATCCATTGCCATGGCTTCTAATACCTGGCTCCAAGCGGTAAAG GAGGAAGATGGTCTGCAGGAGCCccggcagcagctgggagaggagaagaaaatcaaGCAACCAGAAGCATTGTCTGCTGCCTCTGGCACACAGCTGAACAAAACTGTAGAG AAATCTATCTCCACATCCTACTTGGGGCCCCCGAAGGGCACAAAGGAATCCAGATCCCCAAAGGTAAACGAAAATAACTACGGGATGGATCTGAACAGTGATGACTCCACAGATGATGAGAATGAACCTCGGaagcctgtccctgcctgggccGATG GGTCTCAGCTTAATCAAGCCATTTTACACCAATACTATCACCCAGTGAATGTTGACCAACTCTTTGGGCTAATTCCAAGCCCTAAGCTGGAGGATATTTTTGGCAAGAGCAAGCCTCGATACTTCAAGCGCACGAGCTCAGCAGTTTGGCATTCCCCCCCTGGCACCAAATCTACCTGTGGCCCATCTTGCAACTTCAAAAACTGA